TACACGTCATAAAAAAAGAGCTATTATGACTGCCATTGTAATTTCCTTTGCAGTATTTTTCTATCTGATTGTCGATTCTCTGATGTTTGGACTTGAAGACCTATCATATAATAGCATAATAAATCTCGAGTCAGGACATTTTCAAATAGCACATCCAGAATACTGGGAAGATAGGGATAGACTTCCCATGGAGAATTTGATGGAATTGTCTCCAGAAATAGAAGAAAAGATTAGAAATTTAGATGGCTTTATGGCTATGACAGAAATGACCAGGTTTTCTGCTAGATTAAACGCCTGGGGAGATGAACTGCCAATCACTGCTATAGCTGTTGATCCAGCAGAATATCAGCAGGTTTTTACAACAGATAATTATATAATTGAAGGCTCAATGTTTGAAGCAGACGCCCATCAGACAGTCTTAGGTCAAAGCCTGGCTGAACTAATGGAAGTTGAAATAGGAGATTATATTATTTTACTTACTAGAACTGTTGGTGGTACTTTTAATACCATTGATTTAGAAATTAGCGGTATTCTTAATACTCCCAATCCTGCTATCAACAGTGATATGGTATTCCTACCTCTTGGAGTTGCACAAAATGCTTTAAATATGGATAATCAAATAACTCAGACAGCAGTGAAATTGGATATAAATCGGGATAGAGTTTCAACTCTGGTAGAAGAACTTAATCAAGAATTAGCTGTTGCAGGAGTTGTAGAAAGAGCTTATTCCTGGGAAGACTTAGCCAGTCATGTAATCGCTTTTACTCAAGCAGAACAAGTAGAATCTATAGCTGTTTTGACCATTATCCTTCTAATTGCAGCAGTTGGTATTGTTAATACTACTATTCTAGCAGCCCTGGAAAGGATGAAAGAAATAGGGATGATGAAGGCCTTAGGCCTAAAGGAAAGCGAAATAGTTCGTACCTTTATGGTAGAAGCAGCAGGGGTAGGTATAATCGGTGGTCTTATTGGCTGGCTGATGGGTGCAGCAGGTGTCTTTTACCTGACCAACTTTGGAATTAGTTTTGGTGATTTTCTTGGTGATGATGTTAGCCTGGGCTTGCCAATTATAGATAATATTTATGGTAACTGGAACTTATCTGCTTTTGTTTTTGTCTTTATTTTTGGAGTACTGGTTGCAGTATTAGCCAGCATACTTCCTGCCCGCTGGGCAGCGCGTAAAGACCCGGTTAAGGCAATACATCACCGCTAAAGGAGGCGAGACAAAATGAAATTTCTTTTTAATATAGCAGGGAAGAATTTATTCAGAAACAAATTGCGTACACTGGTTTCAATACTGGCTATTTCAATTTCTGTAGCTGTAGTTGTATTCGCCAGTGGTTTGATTGATGGATTTTTGGAAAACAGTTTTTCACTATATGTGGATTACGAAACAGGACATATAAGAATAGTTGATCAGGAGTATAGACAAAGAGAACGCTTGCTTTCATTAAGACACACAGTTGATGGTTTTAATCAAGAAGGCCTATCAACAATGATATCCCAAGTAGAAGATCTGGATGGTATAGAATTAGCAGTCCCTAGAATTAAGTTTGGAGCAATGACTAGTGAAGGCGACGATATGACAATGCTTATGGGCTGGGGAGTTGATCCTCATAAAGAAAATCAATTTAGAAATCTAGAAGATAGTATTATTCAAGGTGATATGTTTGAAGAAGGAAGTAATGAAATAATGCTAGGGCTTGGTCTCTTAAACAAATTAAATCGTGAAGTAGGAGATAGGGTAACCCTTGTATATAATAATGCTTATGACTCATTTCAGGGCAGAACCTTTGAAATAGTAGGAGTATTTGAAAGTCAAGTACCTCAGATATCAGATTCAATTTTTTATCTTCCTATTGATACAGCCCAGAGGATCTTAGCGCTGGATGATGAAGCAACAGAGCTTCTTTTGATAACACCTTCTATGAACAACGCTGACAGATATTTTCCAGAGATTGAAGAATTTATTACTGATCAAGACGGAGATGGGAAATATACAGCTATTCTCTGGAATAGGGCTAATGCTCTGATTGAATATATGCAAGCAGCTATGATAATTTATGATTTTATCTACGTATTTTTAATACTACTATCAAGTATTGTAGTTATAAATACTATGATTATGATTATTAAAGAAAGAACACAAGAAATTGGCATGATGTCTGCCTTAGGTTTAAAAGAATCTGAAGTAATGAAACTATTTATTATAGAGGGCTCTATAATGGGTATAGTTGGAAGTTTTATTGGCGCAATATTGGGAGGTATTATTACCTGGTTTAGCTCAATCCATGGACTTAGCTATGGTGAGGAAGCCTTTGAAGCAATGGCTGAAGACTTCTTGATGAATCCCGTAATATACCCAGTTTTCTCTTCCAGGCATATGATTTTCGCTTTTGTTTTAGGCTTAATTATCACTACTATTGCCTGTATCTATCCGGCTAGAAGGGCAGCTAAAATGGAGCCTAGTGAAGCATTGAGAGATATTGAGTAAAGATAGCTTAAATGACAGCTTTAAGCTTAATCTTTAAAAATAAAGTGAGTTCTTTAAAAGAAAGGGGAAAAAAATGATAAATAAAAAGCTTTTTCTATTAAGTATAATTTTACTTCTAGTATTATCATCAACAGTGGCTTTAGCTATGACAGCTGAAGAAATAATTGATAGACTTGATGAAAATGAATATTTTACATCTGCTTATATAGAAGCAGAAATGATAGTAGTACAGGGTAATCGTACAAGAGAAATGCGCTTAAACTCATTTGGGGAAGGAGAAAATGCTCTGATCGAATTTACCCATCCACCAGCTGAAAGGGGAACCAAGTTCCTAAAAAGAGGGGACACCTTATATATGTACTTCCCTGACGCTGAGGATATAGTGCAGGCATCAGGACATATGCTTGAGCAGAATATGATGGGAAGCGATTTCTCCTATCAGGATATGATGGAAGAAGAGCGATTAACTGATTTGTATGACTTTGAATTACTAGGAGAAGAAGAAATAGAAGGTAGAATGGCTTATCTACTTGAAGGGATTAAAAAAGAAGGAGCAGAAAATGTCCAATACTATCGTCGTAAGATATGGATTGATGCTGAGCGTTTTATTGGTCTAAGAGAAGAGCTCTATGCTCAAAGTGGAAGACTATTAAAAGTAGGTAGGGTTATAGAGGTTAAAGAAATAGATGGCAGATGGTTTCCTATGGAATCTATAATGGAAGATCAATTAAGAAGGAATACGGAAACTCGTTTTATTATCAATCATATTGACTTTGATCCCGAGATTGAAGAGGGTGTGTTTTCACTAAGTAGTTTTTAAATATTTTTTCTCATTCGTGGAAAAGTGCTAAACCCCGGTTTCTCCTTCAGGATTATGAATAAACAAAACAAACTAATGGAGCTGAGCCTATGGACCAAGTTTTGTTTAAACATTCATAAACCTTACATACGAAACCGGAGCACTTTTAACACTCTTCGAAAAAAATTTAAAAACTAGGTGAGAAAGAGCAAAGGCATGAGAGTGCTAAAAGCTTTTCTACGCTGATAAACAAAGGAGTACAAGATGCGAAAGGTAATAATTTTAATATCTGTTTTGAATGTGATATTTGTTTTTATGCATGAATTTGATGCCTGTTATTGTGGGGAATGGAAGATGTTTCGCTTTATCAGGAAATGTAAAGAAAAAACTCAGT
This is a stretch of genomic DNA from Halanaerobiaceae bacterium ANBcell28. It encodes these proteins:
- a CDS encoding outer membrane lipoprotein-sorting protein, which codes for MINKKLFLLSIILLLVLSSTVALAMTAEEIIDRLDENEYFTSAYIEAEMIVVQGNRTREMRLNSFGEGENALIEFTHPPAERGTKFLKRGDTLYMYFPDAEDIVQASGHMLEQNMMGSDFSYQDMMEEERLTDLYDFELLGEEEIEGRMAYLLEGIKKEGAENVQYYRRKIWIDAERFIGLREELYAQSGRLLKVGRVIEVKEIDGRWFPMESIMEDQLRRNTETRFIINHIDFDPEIEEGVFSLSSF
- a CDS encoding FtsX-like permease family protein — protein: MKFLFNIAGKNLFRNKLRTLVSILAISISVAVVVFASGLIDGFLENSFSLYVDYETGHIRIVDQEYRQRERLLSLRHTVDGFNQEGLSTMISQVEDLDGIELAVPRIKFGAMTSEGDDMTMLMGWGVDPHKENQFRNLEDSIIQGDMFEEGSNEIMLGLGLLNKLNREVGDRVTLVYNNAYDSFQGRTFEIVGVFESQVPQISDSIFYLPIDTAQRILALDDEATELLLITPSMNNADRYFPEIEEFITDQDGDGKYTAILWNRANALIEYMQAAMIIYDFIYVFLILLSSIVVINTMIMIIKERTQEIGMMSALGLKESEVMKLFIIEGSIMGIVGSFIGAILGGIITWFSSIHGLSYGEEAFEAMAEDFLMNPVIYPVFSSRHMIFAFVLGLIITTIACIYPARRAAKMEPSEALRDIE
- a CDS encoding FtsX-like permease family protein produces the protein MLILKLGLRNLTRHKKRAIMTAIVISFAVFFYLIVDSLMFGLEDLSYNSIINLESGHFQIAHPEYWEDRDRLPMENLMELSPEIEEKIRNLDGFMAMTEMTRFSARLNAWGDELPITAIAVDPAEYQQVFTTDNYIIEGSMFEADAHQTVLGQSLAELMEVEIGDYIILLTRTVGGTFNTIDLEISGILNTPNPAINSDMVFLPLGVAQNALNMDNQITQTAVKLDINRDRVSTLVEELNQELAVAGVVERAYSWEDLASHVIAFTQAEQVESIAVLTIILLIAAVGIVNTTILAALERMKEIGMMKALGLKESEIVRTFMVEAAGVGIIGGLIGWLMGAAGVFYLTNFGISFGDFLGDDVSLGLPIIDNIYGNWNLSAFVFVFIFGVLVAVLASILPARWAARKDPVKAIHHR